The sequence below is a genomic window from Dermacentor albipictus isolate Rhodes 1998 colony chromosome 2, USDA_Dalb.pri_finalv2, whole genome shotgun sequence.
ATCAGCAATTATTAGCTAATTCTTAAATTGAACAGAGCCATCTTACTCTCGGGATGAGTGCGTTTGCCATGGAAGCTAAATACAAGGACTAAAGTGAGCTTTATGCACTGGCTTTGATCCTGTGTTAAGGTGCAGAAATCATAAAAGACTTTCTAAAGTAGTAGTAATTATGTCAAACGCTCTCGTTCCTTTTCTGACCTCCCCAAAAGCAGAACTTGAGGGTACAGTGTTCATAATACTGATTCGCGGCAACTTAGGGCaaggtttcatttttttttccccgctgtTATTTTCTTTCTTAGTTATTTTCCTTTGTCAGAGCACGTCGTGTCTATGTGCATCGTCCACTTCCTGTAATGAATTACTAGAAATGAAAAGAAGCATTGTCAAATACTGCCTCCCTGCAAAAACGGAACACGCTAGACACCGTACAGCTCTCCAAGCCATGGACTTATGAGTAATTTAAGCAGTCGAAAGCATGGAAACTCTGAATAGCACATAATAACAATCACGCATGATTCATGCACACAATGAAATACTGTGCATCTACGGTTGCGTGCATATGGCAATAAAgaaaattatctctctctctctcactcggcAGCCAGAGCTTGTTCGCTGTATAGGGATATAAACTTGGAATTGCGCAGAACTACGCTCAACTAGATGCAACTTACTTGTTCTTGGAGTGAATGACGAAGCCACAGATACTCAGAATATCATTATACCAACAGATACTAAACATAACTGCTTGCACAAATCATAAGCGAACGAATACTCAGCTTATTGTAGCGAAGAAAGTTACAATGTCAACGGCGCACGTGTTCAACTAGGGCCACCTAATTATGACCTTGTGCAGCAGGCGAACCGCGCAAGTAGCGTCTGCTTCGCATATGATGTCCATTAGTGAAAGAGGCTTTCAAATGATAGTGACGAAGCTGTGCAGCACTGCGTGCACTGGCGGCACAATTATTCTGTGTCGAAATGAATAAATTGCACAAGTTCTGGACGATAACACTCAAATTATTTCGCCAGAATTCGGTCATGATTATGTAATATGCCGACAGGTGTGCGCCGATCATTGCGACCGGATCAATCGAAGACAGGGCGTCTAACGAGATCCGAGTCCAGTAGGCTATCCTGCACTAGTGGAGGGCACTAAAATAAGGCAACTTCATGTGCACTCAAGCTGTCGTTGTAACAGAAAACCTCAACTCTGCCACGTACGCCTTCATCGGTGTTTGAATAACGAAAACCACCTACCCAGCTTAAGCTCACTCAAGTTTTACGCAGGTCGTCATGTTAAGTCATCGACTTGGTAACTTAGCCACGTTAGATTtttttcagccaaacgataaacAAAAGGCAACAGATCATGTTAACTGACATCATAGGGTTCAGGCTGAAGTCTTCCCATTGGCTGACGAATATTTTCAGTAGGATATAATATTTCATTGAAGTAACACTTAGGAATAACTTCCAAGAAACGCGTTGGTGCAGCGAATAGGTCTGCTTGTGGCGATACTCTAACGCGACTATAACATCATGCCCcttgttcttccttttctttattataTTGTGTTCTTCCGTAATGTTTAACGCcaatacaaacaaacaaatctAAATTTGGCCCTGTGCAACAAGCCATCAAGGCTATTATTTTGCAATTATGTTCTTCCAATAGATGTGCAAGGAGTTTCCAGAGTGTTGCCACGCCCCTCTTTATTTTAAGGAAACCTGTAGGTACAAATATAAGCAAGGTTAGTGTGAGCTTCCCACCAGGAAGCAATCAGTGAAAGCTCTAAAGACGGTAGGTGCGTGTGAGACGCCTACGTAGTCATGGCGCCCGCTGGCTTAATCTGGAGGCACATAACCTAACCTGAAATGCTTGTCTCGATGCAATCTCCATTTATCGCGTGCAATACATCCTTGTGTCACGATACGAACTCGTACGATACGTGAGGACTACGACGCCTAAAGTTAACTAAAATTATCTTAATAAACATGATACTCACCCACAACAGGAGGCTTTCCCAGTAGCAGTGGCCCGCAGATGGCGCCCATGATACTGTACCCCACGGCTAGCCGCTCGAGTCCCAAATAGTCTGCCATCATAACGCTGTGCATTGTCATGCCGCAGCCCATGAACATGGCCACGCACAGTGACGCACCAACCAAAGCGACGTACCGATCGGTGAATGGCACCGACACCACCGTCGCACCAAGAAGAATGTAGTTCACTACCATCAACGTCGTGCGCCGCAGGTATTTGCGATCTGCCAGTAGCGGCAGGAACACCCTTCCCACAAGGTCCGTTATTGAGAAGTAAGGGATGAGGGCCACAGCCTCCCGCAGCGGTACGCCTTTGTCCAAAGCAAGGTCCACTATTGTGGAGAAGAAGATATCCGTGTTGTAGCAGAGCACTAGCCAAGTGACAATGAGCGTGTATAACATACTGCACTTGAAAACTTCGCGAACACTTTGCAGCACAGCCTGCAAGGTGGAGACCGGCATGGTTGCGCAGCTGGCTTCCAGTTGAGTAATAAGAAGCGATGGTCGAGGTGCTTGTGTCTCGCTTCGGGCTTTCAGTCCGCTAGCAGGAATCGATAGCCGACGCGCTTCTGCCGCGAGTTGGGATTCTAGTTCAGTGATAGGGCACGATGAGCGACGTAACTTTGATTGCCGCCGAGTTTCGAATTCGGTCATTGGAAACGATGGTAGACTTGCTGCTGTCGGGCGTCTTTTCTCGATTCTCTCACTGGAAACCCAAGAGGGTTCGCGGAACACGAAGCTTAAGGCGAACATATGCATCAGGATGGCACCAAGAAGAAGGAGGCTTCCCCGGAAGCCGTACGTGTTTCTCAGGAAGAGCAGGAGCTGAGGGTAGAAGAATGCGCACGCCGTGGAGCCAGCAAACATGATGCCGTGGGCGGTACCTCTGTACCGCTTGAAATACATGCTTATGGTGACTTGCAGCATGGTGGCGACGACTCCCACACCAAAACCTGGTAtggtaaaagaaacaaaaaatgttaCATGGTTGATTACAGAATATTATTGTGGCAGCAATCATAGAAGTTCATGGTGAATATGTGCGCGATCAGTTTCTTGTGTGACTTGTTGCATATCCTCATGCCATCTGTGAATAGCGAATTCTTATGGGCCCATCACCAGGCACGCGAAGTGACAATCTCAGTGCCAATCAGAATGCCTAAATGCTACCAAGGCATAGTATATCTTGTAATCAGAACAACTTCTCCCTCTCTGCTTGAAACTCCGTAGCAGCCCCCTCTATCTTTAGTACGCTGGCTGTAGTTTTGCTGCAATGGCAATCCATCTACAGGCAGAGCTGAACAGGCACGTTTATCTCGCGGATTGGGCGCGATGTATTTATTATATTTGCTATAGATGTATGCGagaagagacaaagccggcaatattattactaatatggatgatatagttcaagtggctgatgacttctatagagatttatacagtaccagtggccccaacgacgataatgtgagtgaGAATAgtccacaagtaacgccggaatcCCAGAAATAACACCGGAacaagtaaagaacgccttgtgcgctatgaaaagggggaagacagctggggtggatcaggtaacagcagatttgttgaagtatggtgggcacattgttctagaaaaattggccaccctgtacacacagagcctcatgacctcgagcgtactggaatcttggaagaacgctaacataatcctaatctataagaaaggggacgccagagacttgataaattatagagcgatcagcttactatccgttgcctacaaagtatttaataaggtaatcgcaaatagaatcagtaacgccttagacttctgtcaaccaaaggaccaggcaggcttccgtaaaggctactcaacaatagacctattcacactatcaatcaggtgatagagaaatgtgcggaatataacctaccgttatatatggctttcattgtttacgaaaaagcgtttgattcagtcgaaagctcagcagtaatggaagcattacggaatgagggtgtagacgagccatatgtaaaaatactgaaagatatctatagcagctccacagccaccatagtcatccataaagaaagcaacaaaatcccaataaagaaaggcatccggcagggcgatacgatccctgcaatgctattcaaagcgtgtttacaggaggtattcagagacgtggagagggaagaattgaggataagagttaatagagatggccatagtaacttgcgattcgctgatgatattgccttgctaatTAACTCAGGGAACCAGTTACAAtgcctgctcactgacctggagaggcaaagcagaagggtgggtcgaaaaattattctgcaggaaactacagtaatgcttaacagtctcggaagagtacagcaatttacaataggtagcgagacactggaagttgtaagggtatacatctacttagggcaggtagtgacggggtatccggatcaagagactgaaataatcagaagaataacaatggtcTGGGGTacgttttgcaggcattctcagatcatgaacagcaggttgccattatctctcaagagaaaagcgtataacagctgtgtcttaccagtactcatctacggggcagaaacctggagagttacgaaaagggttctactcaaattgaggaccacgcaacgagctatggaatgaagaatgataggtgtaacgttaaaggataagaaaagagcagattgggtgagggaacagatgcgaggtaatgacattttagttgaaataaagaaaaataaatggacatgggcaggttatttaatgaggaggaaagataaccgatggttattaacgTTTACAGACTGGATTttaagggatgggaagcgtagcagggggcggcagaaaattaggtcggcggatgagataaagaagtttgcagggacaacatggtcaaaattagtacatgaccggggtagttggagaagtatgggagaggctttgccctgcagtgggcataaacaGGCTGAGGATGATGATAACGTATTATGCTTGCGTCCCCTTGGTTCATCCATTCTTCGATATTGGTCAATTATGGCGACATGCCAAAATCACGCAGCAAATTACGATCGCTCAAAAATAAACGAAAGCCCACAAAAAGCCTCAAACGCACTAGGAGGGGTAATTCAAGGGCCCCGGAAACAATGATTTGCCCCAGCCGTATGGCTTACGCTGTTTCGCCACCAACCATGTCGGcgtagcggctatggcgttgcgatATTAAGCCCGAGCGCGCGGGATAGATCACCAGCAGCGGCGGCCGCAACTAGAAGGGAGTTAAATTCAAGAACAATCGTGTACCGCGCATTGGTATTGgttgaagaatcccaggtggccaAAAGTATTCGAAGTGTCTGACAACTGCACgccccataatcaaatcgttgttcTGGCTCTTGAATACTCCAGAAAGAAAATTTTATTTGTTTCACGCTGTAACATGAACAGATGGCAAAAAAATTTGTTAAAGGGCATTTGCTACAACCCGATTTTGCTGCGGTGCTCATCTCAGTATTATCATTATCAAATAATAATGTTACAATACTTCATATACCTCAGGCACATATATTAATTCGTTCAAATTATTTTAGAGAACATGTACAGGTACCGGAATATGGGGGACAGTACTAAAAGCTGCTTCAACATGGTCTTATACAAGCCGTCAATAGCTATTATCCGTGGCCGAACGCGGCTTGCGGCATCATAGGACCATACCCAACAAGTACACAAGGAAACCGCTGCACCTTCGTACTGCCGCACCGTTCTTCTAAATTGACTTGGTTGTGCACTTTGAGCAGTCTAAATTGTAAAATTATCTGGGAGAAGTTGCCTAAGTCATTTACTAGATAATGTTTTCCAATACAACTCACAGCGTGTCATAGGATGTGCTTTACTAGCAATGCTCTCAGCGACACATGTGTAGCTGTATTTGTGGAACTTACGGAAACGACACTATTACCAACCCCAGTCAAACATTACCGAACGCATCAGCCGAAGCCTAAAAGAACACGATAACAATACTCACACAACGCCACAAACTGTGGCACTAGGCCACTTCGTTTGATATGGCTCCGCATCTATCACCATTATTTCTTTCATATTTCGTGTCACACCGTTTCGCTTAAGATCAAGCAGGTTCTTGTTGTTTAAGTGAACAGAAGTACCGGTGTCATGTGTTCGGGCTCTGGAACCGGCAACGTAAGCTGGTTGCTCCTTTCGAATGTATGTAATCCAGTTCCCTGCGATCACCACCTTTCCAGCGCAAGTCATTTCTGCTTCACACGGAGTTTCGTATGGAGCACAGTACAGTGCTCTGTCttctgctctttactcgctcgtcctgtatagcgctgttcctgtttttattctggAGTTATTAGGCCCCCCTAATCCCACTTTCTCGAGGGGAAGAAAACTGCTCTCGGAAACTTCAGTCAGGCGTGGCGCTTCCACGTGAGCAGATTTGAAAGGATCCTGAAAAGCCTGGATATGGGCCTCTATCATCATTATCACTGCGCAGTACGCATCGGGAGGCCTGCGCAGATAAAAGATTCGCAGTCACGGTAAGTTAGGAACAGAAATACCGCTCTGTATTCCGTACTTGCCACATGCTGACGAGGCACCATTAATACTCTCCAAGGCTTTTTTTCATCGCAAATTTTAAGAGCAGTTGTCTTTCCAGGCACCCTTAATGCATTGATGCGCGACGATTACCTAGGATATGGCAGCGGCCAATGAAAATATGATGGTGTGAACCAACTTCACGGGTACGATTCCTGCGGTATTTAGATTCTCATGTGCAGCAGCATCACACCTGTGCCTTTGGAGTTGGCAGCCTTCTCTACTCATTATACGTTCTACTGTTAAAGAAGAGATCCTAACTCCAGCAAAATAATATATTTGGGACGGATATTATGTGGTGTACATCATACATCTAAACGTTCTAATGTCTTTACAGCCACTATAATGTTCTGACGCTACAGTGTGTTGGGTTACTATGATTTCGATGCCAAAGGTATCACTCGGCTTCAAGCGAACCAATCAGATTCTGTGAACCAATCAGGTTAGTTCCAAAGACAAATAACGCACCGTGTACTACGCCGAGAGTGATGGAAAGCCACGTGACATCCGGAGCGAAAGCCGATGCTATAACGCCTGTAGACGCCAACACGGATCCTACTGCCATCACTGGAACAGTGCTGAAATGTTCGCTCAGTGGACCGGACACGAGACCTGCAAACGAGTGGTGACATATCCGCGTCAATTAACTTTTCACGGCACAAATATCAGTTAAATCGGCAAACAATAAAACACGACCCATTTCCTGCACGCTAAACTAGACATGTAAAACAAATTAGGCAAGACAGAAAGAAGTGCCGAAACGATCAGAATAATATTTCAGCCTAGGGTACTCTGTCGCATGCCAAGTTGACTTCTGCTTAAGCTGAATACTATGACGTAAAATCGCTCTTTTTAATGCAATACTTAAACAAGTTCTGTGGGAACCTTTCATTCGATGAAGGCCTCGCTGCTGTGGTTGTGAGTGACGAACAGTTGTCGGATTTTCATGCATAGTAGCTGGTTTAAGCAGTTCTAGTTTTTGTTCAGGCTTCTGTAGATATCGTCGCTAAAATCTATCTGCACCCTTCACATATGTATAATATTATCATccgcagcagcctatttttatcaCCAGTGCAGGACGATGGCCAGTCCACCCAATCTGCAATTACCACTGTCTTGTGCTACCCGACTCATACTTGTAACTGCAAATTTCCTAGTTTCATAACTCACCCTAATGCTCTGCTGTCCTTAACTGCGCTTTGCTTCCTTTGGTGGCATGCTCAGTTCCATTTCATTCTTTTATAGCCAACTACGGCCATCCCTGTTTGCCCTCTAATCCACAGCACTCTCCCTGCGTCTTAAATTCACGCCCCAGATGTTTCCTTCtatcgctctttgtgtggtccttaacttgatATCGAGCTCGCAGGCTAGACCTGCCAGTGCCGACGTGGCATTAGGCGGGTActcgttttatcgcgttttgctggacccaataaaagtttattcgcttactcactcactcactcgctcactagTCACGTGATAGACAACCGGTAAATTATAATCTGCTCGCTTTGTTTGGGTCTGCTGCGGGAATTTTGGATA
It includes:
- the LOC135902770 gene encoding monocarboxylate transporter 12-like → MEDAQKKDVTANGKPRIVKVDLYEEPSEATGEGFCRAPRLSFVECSCPDANVLGKKKKGEAAGIDKCWWVVALAFVMTTMESSTSRCSGFLYVGIIEQMRVERGLASWPVNLITSVNDFGGLVSGPLSEHFSTVPVMAVGSVLASTGVIASAFAPDVTWLSITLGVVHGFGVGVVATMLQVTISMYFKRYRGTAHGIMFAGSTACAFFYPQLLLFLRNTYGFRGSLLLLGAILMHMFALSFVFREPSWVSSERIEKRRPTAASLPSFPMTEFETRRQSKLRRSSCPITELESQLAAEARRLSIPASGLKARSETQAPRPSLLITQLEASCATMPVSTLQAVLQSVREVFKCSMLYTLIVTWLVLCYNTDIFFSTIVDLALDKGVPLREAVALIPYFSITDLVGRVFLPLLADRKYLRRTTLMVVNYILLGATVVSVPFTDRYVALVGASLCVAMFMGCGMTMHSVMMADYLGLERLAVGYSIMGAICGPLLLGKPPVVGLFRDNLGSYDAMFWLLGSLCIFVGLLWMIVSWFERKKVRNWELDIARNMPCTLHIGKGEGGLVLTADSWSALQRTCYQLCLAFRLGCCTE